The Miscanthus floridulus cultivar M001 chromosome 6, ASM1932011v1, whole genome shotgun sequence genomic interval TCTAATTCTATAGGTTGGTGGAACCCAAAGCAGTTGTATTTGAATGTGGGGCTAACTGCAGCTGTAACCATGATTGTGTAAACAGAACATCTCAACAGGGTTTGCAGTATCGCTTAGAGGTTGGTATTTCTCTTTCAAAGAGATATCTATTTTAGACTTTTTCCCTATCAAAAACATAGGAGAGCTGTGTTTTGTTTCATTAAGAGAACAGAATAAAGTACAAAGGAGGGGTCAACCCCCTCCCCTCCTGAACACATATGCTCCAAGTGGACACCGAATGCTGTTTCCATTAGCTACTGTTGGCAGGACTACTGAAACATATGGGTTGCACCAGTGAAAACACATTCTTTCTTGTGCTTCCACAATACGCCCCCTTTCACAATTCTTCTGTTGGGAGTGACACCTCTTACTAGCATTTGTATCTAGCTATATTTTGCTTAACAGGCTGAATTTTGCAGGTATTTAAGACAGCTTCAAAAGGTTGGGGAGTCAGGACTTGGGACTCTATCCTCCCTGGGGCTCCTATCTGTGAGTACACGGGGGTGTTGAGGAGGACCGAAGATTTGGATGGTTCACAGAACAACTATTGTTTTGACATTGACTGTCTTCAAACCATGAAGGGTTTGGATGGAAGGGAGGTAAAGTTTTCTCATATACTGTAACATGAAATATTGCCAAATTCTACTCCTATATATCACTAGTCCTTGCTGTAATAGATATTTTAGGTGTGCTGAAATTTCATCAGATGCCTTTAGAGCATTTGTTCTTGACACTCATACTATGTACTCTGTCCTGCAGAAAAGAGCTGGATCTGAAATGCACCTGCCTAATCTTCATCCTGAGAATGATTCAGATGCACCACCTGCACCTGAGTACTGCATAGACGCTAGTTCTATTGGCAATTTTGCTAGATTTATAAATCACAGTTGCCAACCGAACCTTTTTGTCCAGTGCGTCTTGAGCTCACACAATGATGTTAAACTGGCAAAAGTGACGCTTTTTGCTGCTGACACTATACTTCCTCTTCAGGTGAGAAGTGTTTGAGTTCACTTGACAAAACTGTAGACTCTACCAAAAGAAAACTTATGACTACCATGTGCTTTTCAGGAGCTATCCTATGACTACGGTTATCGCTTGGACAGTGTTGTTGGGCCTGATGGAAAAATTGTGAAGCTGCCTTGCCACTGTGGTGCTCCAGATTGCCGGAAGCGCCTCTACTAGACCTGCAGTGTGTTTCTATTTGGATTTTGGAGGAAACAACTTATATTGTAGGAAAGCAGTCATGGTATCTATGTAGTTGACATGCTCTGATATATAGCAAAAGAGGAGTAACTTAATCTCCATTAGAGCATTCTTATTTTGTGGGTATTAGAGGACATGCTGGTCATGGTAGCATATTTTGCAGACAACCAATTATTAACTTATATTTCTGGACATCTGGTCCTGGAACACTTAACCTctagataaatatatatatatgtttcctCAGtggcttggatctgtgttttttCTATCATGTGCCATCGTGTGTGTGTTTTAATCAATGGATACATGGACTACCTAGATGCCTTTTTCAAATTGTGATGGCAACTGAGTTGTCAAATAGCGACAAATATAATGTTATCGATTTATGTAACATTTTCTCCTGTTGAAATAGGTACTACAACTGACTCTATCGCATCTAGGATGTCTTATGGTCTCTAATGACTTAAATTATGAATTTTCGATGTCTCAGTACTGTCAATAGCTGGAAAGGCTTCGGGTGTTGGTGTTGCTGCTGGTGTATGTCAAATTGTTAATATGTCATGCTTTCATTCATATGATTTGATCATGACACTAATTTAGTAATTTGCATATCTCCCAGGATGTTAGCTGTGAGATTTCATTTGATCTCTGGTTTTAATCCTTCCTAATTGTTACTCGTTGCTAATTGGCAGCAATTAAAAACTGCTTGCTAATTGTCTGATCTGATGGATATGTAATACCACTAAGCCAGACTGCATTTGCTGTACCACATTCAATTCTTGTAAAATTATGCTCACTGCTGAAATCCGCAAGCTTTGATGTCGATTCAAAGGCTAAGAAAAAGCAGCCGATAAATCGCAGCCGGGTCTGGCGTCTTGGCGAGAGGCCTCATAGTCATAGCGCGGCGCACGATGTCTCCCAACGAGAGCTCACCGCCGGTGGAGgccgctgcagctgcagctgcagccgccgccgccgcgtccacgCCACGGTCGCGGCTGCCGCGGTGGACGCGGCACGAGACGCTGGTCCTGATCCAGGCGAGGCGCGCCATGGAGCGGCGCGGGCTGCAGCTGCCGGCGGTGCGGCCGCGGCCCAAGTGGGCGGCGGTGTCGACCTACTGCCGGCGCCACGGCGTGGAGCGCGGGCCCATGCAGTGCCGGAAGCGGTGGGGCAACCtgtcctgggacctcaagaagaTCGTCGCGTGGGAGGGGAAGGccatcgccggcgccggcgctgccGGCGATGTCCAGCACGAGTCGTTCTGGGACATGCGCGGGGACCAGCGGCGCGCCAGGCAGCTGCCCTCGTCCTTCGACCGCGAGGTGTATGACGCGCTCGTCTGCGGCGCGTCCGTCGGCGACGGCGAGGACGCAGCCGCGGCCGTGGTGCCGCCGGACTTCGGCGACGGGGAGCTGGAAGGGGTGTACCGGCAGCCACCCATCATGGTCATGCCCATATCAGGTCAGCACTCGTACtggcaatggcatgtatgcgcaCGTGAATCTGTGATTGCCGTGCGCCGTGCCATGGCATCAGTTGATCACATATTTGGTTTGGTTTGCATGCAGTGAGGAAGTACGAGCCCCCTCCTGCCTCTTCTGAACACGAATGCTCTGGTCCAGGTGCACCGGAATTGTTTCATCAATGTTACATACATGCATTATGCCATTATCACGTGATATTTTATGAAAAAGAAAGCAAATTTCGGCAAACTACAACTTTTATAAGACCCGGCTACCGTGGGTCAACATATCATCCAAATAGATGTGGACTCTTTTCATATGTGGATGACAAGTGGGCGCCACAACCATTTTTTTTAGCTCCAATGAAATGGTCGGTATGAATTCTAGTTTCAAAATGTACAAAATCATTATATTTTTGAGATTCATTTAAAAAATGATGGTATTCAGGCACTCCAATGAATTGAGTGATATGTTTTTTTCCTACACTAGGACGTCTGGATGACAAGTAGGCTTCACAACTTTTTTTGACTGAAATTTGTAGTCATTTGTTACTGTGGCTGGAAATTTTTGGAGGTTTGTGAAATGATCAACATATGTTGTAGTTTTATGACATCACAAATAGTTGCAGTTCTGTGAAATTAATCGTAGTTCCAATGAACTGCACGATAAGTTGTTTCGCGTGTGGCCACGGCAGTGACAGAGAGTGACCAGAAGAAGGCGGGTGCGGCGGCGTCGGACAAGAACTCGACGTCGTCGCAGCACGACGGCGGTGgcgtaggcggcggcggcggcttcaagGACAGCGACGCGACGTTCGTGGCGGATCAGGCAGAGGGCACCGCGACGGCCACGCcggtggcgacggcgacggccagCATTGGGAAGCAGGTGATCGAGGCCCTGGAGAGGGGCAACCGGGCGCTGGCGCAGCAGCTGGAGGAGCACAGACGCAGCTGGGACGCCGACAGGGAGCAACGGGCAGCTCTCCTCCGCGCCATGGACAGGGTCGCCGACGCCGTCTGCAGGATCGCCGATAAGCTCTGAGGGTCCGGGTCGCCGACGCGAGCTGCATGGGATGCTTCGGTTGCCTTCGCCGTGGACTCAATGAAGAATGACAAAGTACAAGACATGCATGCATAGATGCATTCAGAATTTCAGATAGCAGTGCACATGAAGCAAGGacgatatatatatacaatgaaGTATACCATTGGCATATATACATCAGATTATTTTTTGTTCccttattatctaaaaaaaatacaTCAGATTATTTTGCAGCTATGAAATTGGGAACTGGAAACTCTTAGAATCCTACTGAAATAATGTGATCTCTACCCACCTGCCCTGTCTCCTCTGCTCTGAATCTATCTATCTCCTACTCTGaaacatggattttttttttgagtggaaCTCTGAAACATGGATGAACATGCTGCTATCTTGTCTTGCTCAAAAGTCTGAAACGTTGTGCCGTGGGCCGTGGGCTGTGGCGTGGCTCCAGGTCCAGGGCTTGGAGCTGCTCTGGATGGCTGGATCACTCTCGCTTTTGCTAGTGCGTGCGTTGAGCTTTTCATATTTTATCGGATGTCTCCGAAGAGACTGCGTTGAGCTTTTCTGTCTTTCTGAAAAGGCATTGGTTCCTCACTCCCTCTCCCTGCTATGATTAGCGATCGGTTCTTGGTCCGTGCTTTTACCGACTGAATCTGAATCTACCCCTGCTCTGTTCATCCGTAATTCACTCGCTATTTTACTCCTTTTTGAGTTTGAGGGGTCATGCACATGTACTACAACTCAAATGTACAACAACCCCTTCCCTGTGGGATCATGCCACTCAGTACTGACTGTGACTGTACCGGTGTTCATGGTACTGACTGTGGTCTGAGGCTGTGATGCCGAGTTCACAGTGAGGCCAGGCCAGGTGTGAGCAGTGAGCACTGCACAGCGCTCTCACTCAGCCGAGCCTTTCCTTATCAGTTCAGGGTTGAGACACTGCTGCCTGAATATTCCTGCCTCTGCTCTGCTCGCTCATCAGACAAGTGGCTACAGCTTCACAAGCAGCGCACGTGAGGGTGGAATATTCAGGCGACGCCGCGACGACACAGGAGCCGACCAGTCAGCGGTCAGTTAACTCTTGCTCTGTTCTTCTCGCCTTGTCTGTCGCTGCAGCCGCGACACCGGTGCATGCCATGGGAACTCTCGATCCGAGTCGTCACTCCGGAGCCCGGTGGCGGTGCGGTGCTCCGGCGTGTCCCCAGCACGGATCCGGTTATTCCGCCGTGCTGGGGGGCCTACGGCTAGTGCGCAGTTCAGTTCAGCAGACCGCGACGCGAGGTGGTCTTGTTCGGCCAGTGCATGCAGTGGGTGAGACGATAGCGATCGATACAGGCATACAGCGTGGAAGCAAAATGTCTGCTCCGCTGAATGGATGCGTGAAGGAAGAAGACACGGGGATCGTGGAGCACGGGCACGTGTGTggcatatacatatatacatatggCTGCTTGCTACATTATTCAGAATGAAAAGAAAGCAATGAATGAAATGGAAATAAAGGGACCGGAAGAAGAAATATAGATTACTAACAGACTATTTATTACAGCTACTAGTAGTTACATATAAATATAGCATGCACATACAGCGGTATGATACTCTATGCATGCGGTAGGAGTACGTATATACTAGCTATTGTGGTCATGAGCCGTAGCATCCCAAAAACCAGGACAGCGTCCTGGCAAGGCCGCCGGGCGAAGACGAGGCGTCGTCCCAACCTGCAGCACCCAGCAGTGCCTTcctgtgcttcttcttcttcttggtgtgCACCACCTTCCCACGCACTGTCACCTCCTTCTTCCCGAAGTCCACCATGTAGTCCAGCAGCCCTGCTAATGGACACAAGCCAAGCACGTACATGAGCTGATGGATGAGCAGGCAGCAGTACGTACGTACAATGGCCGGCCAGTGGCCCAAGATGGATGCGTAAGAAGGAAGAACGATGCATTGGTTAGCACTGCTAGTAAAGGTAAACGCATTACGGACATCACAT includes:
- the LOC136459773 gene encoding trihelix transcription factor ASR3-like, which translates into the protein MSPNESSPPVEAAAAAAAAAAAASTPRSRLPRWTRHETLVLIQARRAMERRGLQLPAVRPRPKWAAVSTYCRRHGVERGPMQCRKRWGNLSWDLKKIVAWEGKAIAGAGAAGDVQHESFWDMRGDQRRARQLPSSFDREVYDALVCGASVGDGEDAAAAVVPPDFGDGELEGVYRQPPIMVMPISVRKYEPPPASSEHECSGPVTESDQKKAGAAASDKNSTSSQHDGGGVGGGGGFKDSDATFVADQAEGTATATPVATATASIGKQVIEALERGNRALAQQLEEHRRSWDADREQRAALLRAMDRVADAVCRIADKL